One genomic segment of Mesoterricola silvestris includes these proteins:
- the hypA gene encoding hydrogenase maturation nickel metallochaperone HypA → MHELSLMAGMLGIIAGEARGQGFTRVSRIVLEIGALSGVEPEALRFAFDVSARGTVAEGAELEIEETEGRAQCGACGHTVPVRGTWGGCPACGTDALKVIAGKETRVKYLDVD, encoded by the coding sequence ATGCACGAGCTCTCCCTGATGGCCGGGATGCTGGGGATCATCGCCGGCGAGGCCCGGGGCCAGGGCTTCACCCGGGTGTCCCGCATCGTGCTGGAGATCGGCGCCCTGTCCGGCGTCGAACCCGAGGCCCTGCGCTTCGCCTTCGATGTGAGCGCCCGCGGCACCGTGGCGGAGGGGGCGGAGCTGGAGATCGAAGAGACGGAGGGGCGGGCGCAATGCGGGGCCTGCGGCCACACGGTGCCCGTGCGCGGCACCTGGGGCGGCTGCCCCGCCTGCGGCACCGACGCCCTGAAGGTCATCGCAGGCAAGGAAACGCGCGTAAAGTACCTGGACGTCGATTGA
- a CDS encoding DUF6976 family protein translates to MKKSLLTPEETAALIRTGRFLALAADEAVLRALPRGNWVGGTTPYFVGDEGGLMSRERVHVAELAEAGTAATLVDYDLAGLTGIAGDGPDNGFTFVIIPALSALHQAYASGADEYPGMFMTPLVGWIAGVHLDDLGKVSPKVINGLTGKISDAMAVAMHVPLPPRQLAMVRILNLFHPGDGDVLTFPEGGFTVTDCFVNGKPARFAEYVEANRLDLARPLVADYNGARINTSFQAVEGGKVRFYAPVFTGVEYRHAAPVGDYVHELEALAADLHVAPRFSCNCILNYLYGKLEGRRTGDLTGPVTFGEIGYQLLNQTLVYLEVVNKN, encoded by the coding sequence ATGAAGAAGTCCCTGCTCACCCCCGAGGAAACCGCGGCGCTGATCCGGACGGGGCGCTTCCTGGCCCTGGCCGCCGACGAGGCCGTGCTCCGGGCCCTGCCCCGGGGCAACTGGGTCGGCGGCACCACCCCCTACTTCGTGGGGGACGAGGGCGGCCTCATGTCCCGGGAACGGGTGCACGTGGCCGAACTGGCCGAGGCCGGCACCGCCGCAACCCTCGTGGACTACGACCTGGCGGGCCTGACCGGCATCGCCGGGGACGGCCCCGACAACGGGTTCACCTTCGTCATCATCCCGGCCCTCAGCGCCCTGCACCAGGCCTACGCCTCGGGCGCCGACGAGTACCCCGGCATGTTCATGACCCCCCTGGTGGGCTGGATCGCCGGGGTGCACCTGGACGATCTGGGCAAGGTCAGCCCCAAGGTGATCAACGGCCTCACCGGCAAGATCTCCGACGCCATGGCCGTGGCCATGCACGTGCCCCTTCCGCCCCGCCAGCTGGCCATGGTGCGCATCCTGAACCTCTTCCACCCCGGGGACGGGGATGTGCTGACCTTCCCCGAAGGCGGCTTCACGGTCACGGATTGCTTCGTGAACGGAAAGCCCGCCCGGTTCGCCGAGTACGTGGAGGCCAACCGCCTGGACCTGGCCCGCCCCCTGGTGGCCGACTACAACGGCGCCCGCATCAACACCTCCTTCCAGGCCGTGGAGGGCGGCAAGGTGCGCTTCTACGCCCCCGTCTTCACCGGCGTGGAGTACCGCCACGCCGCCCCCGTGGGCGACTACGTCCACGAACTGGAGGCCCTCGCCGCGGACCTCCACGTGGCCCCGCGCTTCTCCTGCAACTGCATCCTGAACTACCTGTACGGCAAGCTGGAGGGCCGGAGAACCGGGGACCTCACCGGGCCGGTGACCTTCGGCGAGATCGGGTACCAGCTGCTGAACCAGACCCTCGTGTATCTTGAAGTGGTCAACAAGAATTAG
- the pepT gene encoding peptidase T yields MTLWKLDPSEKQDLLDRFLRYVAVDTQSDDNATCFPSTEKQKDLARILVEELRALGCADAAMDEWGYVTARVPANLPAGHARVPVVGFIAHLDTYHATPGAGVKPRIIRDYPGGDIVLGAGEVLRAGANPTLAQCVGHTLVTTDGTTLLGADDKAGIAEILTLLAWLRRNQEFRHGELRIGFTPDEEVGRGTEHFDVAGFGAQYAYTLDGSVLGEVEDETFCADTAILTITGHDVHPGYAKGVMVNALRVAGKVMELLPPDALPETTEDRQPYLHPFALTGDVTRAELKLLVRAFTEEELTAREDVLRRVARDAEGCFPGAAVDLEIRESYRNMIYKIAEDPKVLDYALEAVTRQGITPIRRAIRGGTDGARLSYMGLPTPNIFAGGQSFHSVQEWVSLEWMAAAVEVCVQLLGVWVEKAD; encoded by the coding sequence ATGACCCTCTGGAAACTCGACCCCTCCGAAAAGCAGGACCTCCTGGACCGATTCCTCCGCTACGTGGCGGTGGACACCCAGAGCGACGACAACGCCACCTGCTTTCCCTCCACCGAAAAGCAGAAGGACCTCGCGCGGATCCTGGTGGAGGAGCTGAGGGCCCTGGGCTGCGCGGACGCGGCCATGGACGAATGGGGCTACGTCACGGCCCGGGTCCCGGCCAACCTCCCCGCGGGCCACGCCCGGGTCCCGGTGGTGGGTTTCATCGCCCACCTGGACACCTACCACGCCACCCCCGGCGCCGGCGTGAAGCCCCGGATCATCCGGGACTACCCGGGGGGCGACATCGTCCTGGGGGCCGGCGAGGTCCTCCGGGCCGGCGCCAACCCCACCCTGGCCCAGTGCGTCGGCCACACCCTGGTGACCACGGACGGCACCACCCTCCTGGGCGCCGACGACAAGGCCGGCATCGCCGAGATCCTGACGCTCCTGGCCTGGCTCCGGCGGAACCAAGAGTTCCGCCACGGGGAGCTGCGCATCGGCTTCACCCCCGACGAGGAGGTGGGCCGGGGCACCGAGCACTTCGACGTGGCGGGCTTCGGGGCCCAGTACGCCTACACCCTGGACGGCTCCGTGCTGGGCGAGGTGGAGGACGAGACCTTCTGCGCGGATACGGCCATCCTCACCATCACCGGCCACGACGTGCACCCCGGGTACGCCAAGGGCGTCATGGTCAACGCCCTGCGGGTGGCCGGCAAGGTGATGGAGCTCCTGCCCCCCGACGCCCTTCCGGAGACCACCGAGGACCGCCAGCCCTACCTGCACCCCTTCGCCCTCACGGGCGACGTGACCCGGGCCGAGCTCAAGCTCCTGGTGCGGGCCTTCACCGAGGAGGAGCTCACGGCCCGGGAGGACGTCCTCCGCAGGGTGGCCCGGGACGCCGAAGGCTGCTTCCCCGGCGCCGCCGTGGATCTGGAGATCCGCGAATCGTACCGCAACATGATCTACAAGATCGCCGAGGATCCCAAGGTGCTGGACTACGCCCTGGAGGCCGTCACCCGCCAGGGCATCACCCCCATCCGCCGGGCCATCCGCGGCGGCACGGACGGGGCCCGGCTCTCCTACATGGGGCTGCCGACCCCCAACATCTTCGCGGGGGGCCAGAGCTTCCACTCCGTGCAGGAGTGGGTGTCGCTGGAATGGATGGCCGCGGCCGTGGAAGTGTGCGTGCAGCTCCTGGGCGTGTGGGTGGAGAAGGCAGACTAA
- a CDS encoding sensor histidine kinase, translated as MPASRTPSRPVAPLIPRLALAGFWAAAVLAHLASGPDLRERAWPMAYGLLEALACLSLLLRAWKTSGAERTAWGFLGASALADTANLALAALAALGLPPPLEGLTSALNLATGALVVVGVLSFPRPRERRGRGKRQFLDSLIFATSLLLLLWVMGVQTSLRSAGTGMGFRVFLAYLNAALLGGGVVYITSGHLGRARGAFGWLAASALAWLASLTLWTLWGLPPRVNREGWIVIAGLIPLCQGLAAWTPHSVDGGDPRTEGPWRFFRSLPYLPMAAGIAALSWILAWRPEAVTRETFGIFLILVVFLVLRMLQAIRDLQASNTHLEQRVAQRTQALERAQETLLRTERMNTLATLGAGLTHDLNNLLGALRGSAELLHAHLEQGQEPSRRDVQRIIDISEKASQTTQRLMNFGRRGETPRGSTARDIAEALAASREIMRMLLPDTITLSLGIDPATCPALVETATLEQVLVNLVSNAKDAMPQGGAVAIRLFSGTTAEGASAAILEVSDTGHGISPEVQESIFDPFFTTKPEGKGTGLGLASVRALMRAQNGTVDVVSFPGKGTTFRLAFPALP; from the coding sequence TTGCCCGCATCGCGCACGCCCAGCCGCCCAGTGGCTCCCCTGATCCCCAGGCTGGCCCTGGCGGGCTTTTGGGCGGCCGCGGTCCTGGCCCACCTGGCCTCGGGGCCGGATCTGCGGGAGCGGGCCTGGCCCATGGCCTACGGGCTCCTGGAGGCCCTGGCCTGCTTGAGCCTCCTGCTGCGGGCCTGGAAGACCTCCGGGGCCGAGCGCACCGCCTGGGGCTTCCTGGGGGCCTCGGCCCTGGCGGACACGGCCAATCTCGCGCTCGCCGCCCTGGCGGCCCTGGGCCTGCCCCCTCCCCTGGAAGGCCTCACCTCGGCGCTGAACCTGGCCACGGGGGCCCTGGTGGTGGTGGGCGTCCTCAGCTTTCCCAGGCCCCGGGAGCGCCGGGGAAGGGGCAAGCGCCAGTTCCTGGACAGCCTCATCTTCGCCACCTCGCTCCTCCTGCTTCTGTGGGTCATGGGGGTGCAGACCTCCCTGCGTTCGGCGGGCACGGGCATGGGGTTCCGGGTGTTCCTGGCCTACCTGAACGCCGCGCTGCTGGGTGGGGGCGTGGTGTACATCACCTCGGGCCACCTGGGCCGGGCCCGGGGGGCCTTCGGCTGGCTCGCCGCCTCCGCCCTGGCCTGGCTGGCCTCCCTGACCCTCTGGACCCTGTGGGGCCTGCCGCCCCGGGTGAACCGGGAGGGGTGGATCGTCATCGCCGGGCTGATTCCCCTGTGCCAGGGCCTGGCGGCATGGACGCCCCATTCCGTGGACGGGGGGGATCCCCGGACGGAGGGGCCCTGGCGGTTCTTCCGGTCCCTGCCCTACCTGCCCATGGCCGCCGGCATCGCGGCCCTGTCCTGGATCCTGGCCTGGCGGCCGGAGGCCGTGACCCGGGAGACCTTCGGCATCTTCCTGATCCTGGTCGTGTTCCTGGTGCTGCGCATGCTCCAGGCCATCCGGGACCTGCAGGCCTCCAACACCCACCTGGAGCAGCGGGTGGCCCAGCGCACCCAGGCCCTGGAACGGGCCCAGGAGACCCTCCTGCGCACCGAGCGCATGAACACCCTGGCCACCCTCGGGGCCGGCCTGACCCACGACCTGAACAACCTCCTGGGGGCCCTGCGGGGCTCCGCCGAACTGCTGCACGCCCACCTGGAACAGGGGCAGGAACCCAGCCGCCGGGACGTGCAACGGATCATCGATATTTCCGAAAAGGCCAGCCAGACCACCCAGCGACTCATGAATTTCGGCCGGCGGGGCGAGACGCCCCGGGGCAGCACGGCCCGGGATATCGCCGAGGCCCTGGCCGCGAGCCGGGAGATCATGCGCATGCTCCTCCCCGACACCATCACCCTGTCCCTGGGCATCGATCCGGCCACCTGCCCCGCCCTGGTGGAGACCGCCACCCTGGAACAGGTGCTGGTGAACCTGGTGAGCAACGCCAAGGACGCCATGCCCCAGGGCGGCGCGGTGGCCATCCGCCTCTTCTCCGGGACCACGGCCGAGGGCGCCTCCGCCGCCATCCTGGAAGTGAGCGACACCGGCCACGGCATCTCCCCCGAGGTGCAGGAATCCATCTTCGACCCCTTCTTCACCACCAAGCCCGAAGGCAAGGGCACCGGCCTCGGGCTGGCCTCGGTGCGCGCCCTCATGCGGGCCCAGAACGGCACCGTGGACGTGGTGAGCTTCCCCGGCAAGGGGACCACCTTCCGCCTGGCGTTTCCCGCGCTGCCCTGA
- a CDS encoding chloride channel protein produces the protein MVGLRWRAERIAWDLGMGTAVGLLAGTASFAFLWLLEGTLRLRAGHLWLVGLLPAFGIASAWLYRRWGGESERGSGLILDEVLEFHGRVPSRMAPLVLAGTLLTHLGGGSAGREGTAVQMGASLARTIGKLPWPWLRLTRSRQRLLLMAGVSAGFGSLFGTPVAGALFGMEVIAIGKIHYEGLLVCTMASLAGDGICRLLGAAHPHVHPAALGLTPALGVKLALFAVPVALVAGGFSELTHRLAARTRALHPYLRAGLGGCAVIALALAFRTTDFLNLGTVWLPRVFQGTGPVPPWAFAAKFLFTVVTLGFGFKGGEVTPLFVMGALLGTALAPALGLPGPFLAAVGFIAVFAAASNTPIASTLMGIELFGGGFAGPLVITSFLAYILVGHRGIYGGTRIQTRKN, from the coding sequence ATGGTCGGACTGAGGTGGAGGGCGGAGCGGATCGCCTGGGATCTGGGGATGGGCACGGCGGTGGGCCTGCTGGCCGGCACGGCGAGCTTCGCCTTCCTGTGGCTCCTGGAGGGGACCCTGCGGCTGCGGGCGGGGCACCTGTGGCTGGTGGGGCTCCTGCCGGCCTTCGGCATCGCCAGCGCCTGGCTGTACCGCCGCTGGGGCGGGGAATCCGAACGGGGCAGCGGCCTCATCCTGGACGAGGTGCTGGAATTCCACGGCCGGGTGCCCTCCCGCATGGCGCCCCTGGTGCTGGCGGGCACCCTGCTCACGCACCTGGGCGGCGGCTCCGCGGGCCGGGAAGGCACGGCGGTGCAGATGGGCGCGAGCCTGGCCCGCACCATCGGCAAGCTCCCCTGGCCCTGGCTCCGGCTCACCCGCAGCCGCCAGCGCCTCCTGCTCATGGCCGGCGTGTCCGCGGGCTTCGGGTCCCTGTTCGGGACGCCGGTGGCCGGGGCCCTGTTCGGCATGGAGGTCATCGCCATCGGCAAGATCCACTACGAGGGCCTCCTGGTGTGCACCATGGCCAGCCTCGCCGGGGACGGCATCTGCCGCCTGCTGGGGGCGGCCCACCCGCACGTCCACCCCGCGGCGCTGGGCCTCACGCCGGCCCTGGGGGTGAAGCTGGCGCTCTTCGCGGTGCCGGTGGCCCTGGTGGCCGGCGGCTTTTCCGAGCTGACCCACCGCCTGGCGGCCCGCACCCGGGCCCTCCACCCCTACCTACGGGCGGGCCTGGGGGGCTGCGCCGTCATCGCCCTGGCCCTGGCCTTCCGCACCACCGACTTCCTGAACCTGGGCACGGTGTGGCTCCCCCGGGTCTTCCAGGGGACCGGGCCGGTGCCCCCCTGGGCCTTCGCCGCCAAGTTCCTCTTCACGGTGGTGACCCTGGGCTTCGGCTTCAAGGGGGGCGAGGTCACCCCCCTGTTCGTCATGGGGGCCCTGCTGGGCACCGCCCTGGCGCCGGCCCTGGGGCTGCCCGGGCCCTTCCTGGCGGCCGTGGGGTTCATCGCCGTGTTCGCCGCCGCGAGCAACACGCCCATCGCCTCCACCCTCATGGGGATCGAGCTGTTCGGAGGGGGATTCGCCGGGCCCCTGGTGATCACCTCCTTCCTGGCCTACATCCTGGTGGGCCATCGGGGCATCTATGGCGGGACGCGCATCCAGACCCGGAAAAACTGA
- a CDS encoding ATP-binding protein, whose translation MRARVLHLTPREEAAKEAAALLEGAYLPCESTWVANAAALGSALRGGIPFDLILLGFETREDLAPLREALGLHPGVPVLLLGGAGEDLALEALRAGATEVLPGDRLGRLPFQVRRALAEARRAAALQEAEGARGRLGSLLRAVLDATSEGILVEDLAGRITAYNRKFMSLCGIPEHLLATLEMDKVIQFLVDHFQDPGAFLDEVRHLGALSGREPLGLLKSLEDRQIEGTGRPCRLGGETVGRVFSFRDVTDRERSAERMKQVIQAQRPFLEAAADAGLVLLHGTGEEVALSETAQGLLGLGARNLPRSLDALLALVHPEDAPALRAALDAPRASLEARLRTAAGAWIRTAWTLGRDAGGRRLGAFRDITGDLRGRREAEARAREDWTAALATAFARALRTPLENLRAHLDAIPPGDARLREAQACAGLLSGLLDQAARAALREPAPDLLLDLNTVAERIRPWAEELAGPRITLRWDLQPGLPTLPLSPGHLEPVLMNLLRNAREALPSQGEILVRTALAPGDPPHLVLEVGDTGPGIPPHVRERMFDATFTTRPPARGLGLTVARHLVEAAGGSIQVETGPLRGTTVKVNLPVGGPPG comes from the coding sequence ATGAGGGCCCGCGTCCTCCACCTGACGCCCCGGGAGGAGGCGGCGAAGGAGGCGGCAGCCCTCCTGGAGGGGGCGTACCTTCCCTGCGAATCCACCTGGGTGGCCAACGCCGCGGCCCTGGGGAGCGCCCTCCGGGGGGGGATCCCCTTCGATCTGATCCTCCTGGGGTTCGAGACGCGCGAGGACCTCGCCCCCCTCCGGGAGGCCCTGGGGCTGCACCCGGGGGTGCCGGTGCTCCTGCTGGGCGGCGCCGGGGAGGACCTGGCCCTGGAGGCCCTGCGCGCGGGCGCCACCGAGGTCCTGCCCGGGGACCGCCTGGGCCGGCTGCCCTTCCAGGTGCGCCGCGCCCTGGCGGAGGCCCGCCGCGCCGCGGCCCTCCAGGAGGCGGAGGGCGCCCGGGGGCGCCTGGGTTCGCTCCTGCGGGCCGTCCTGGACGCCACCTCCGAAGGGATCCTCGTGGAGGACCTGGCGGGCCGCATCACGGCCTACAACCGCAAGTTCATGAGCCTCTGCGGCATCCCCGAGCACCTCCTGGCCACCCTGGAAATGGACAAGGTGATCCAGTTCCTGGTGGACCACTTCCAGGACCCGGGCGCCTTCCTGGACGAGGTGCGGCACCTGGGCGCCCTGTCCGGCCGGGAGCCCCTGGGGCTCCTGAAATCCCTGGAGGACCGCCAGATCGAAGGCACGGGCCGCCCCTGCCGCCTGGGGGGCGAGACCGTGGGAAGGGTCTTCAGCTTCCGGGACGTCACGGACCGGGAGCGCAGCGCCGAACGCATGAAACAGGTGATCCAGGCCCAGCGCCCCTTCCTGGAGGCCGCCGCGGACGCGGGCCTGGTGCTCCTTCACGGGACCGGGGAGGAGGTGGCGCTTTCGGAAACCGCCCAGGGGCTGCTGGGCCTGGGGGCCCGGAACCTGCCCCGCAGCCTGGACGCCCTGTTGGCCCTGGTCCACCCGGAGGACGCCCCGGCCCTGCGCGCGGCCCTGGACGCGCCCCGGGCCTCCCTGGAAGCCCGCCTGCGCACCGCCGCCGGGGCCTGGATCCGCACCGCCTGGACCCTGGGCCGGGACGCCGGGGGCCGTCGCCTCGGCGCCTTCCGGGACATCACCGGGGACCTCCGCGGGCGCCGGGAGGCGGAAGCCCGGGCCCGGGAGGACTGGACGGCCGCCCTGGCCACCGCCTTTGCCCGGGCCCTGCGCACGCCCCTGGAGAACCTGCGCGCCCACCTGGACGCCATCCCCCCCGGGGATGCCCGCCTGCGGGAAGCCCAGGCCTGCGCAGGCCTCCTCTCCGGCCTTCTGGACCAGGCCGCCCGGGCCGCCCTCCGGGAACCCGCCCCCGATCTTCTGCTGGACCTGAACACCGTGGCCGAGCGGATCCGCCCCTGGGCCGAGGAACTGGCCGGCCCCCGCATCACCCTGCGCTGGGACCTCCAGCCGGGCCTGCCCACCCTGCCCCTCAGTCCCGGCCACCTGGAACCCGTGCTCATGAACCTCCTGCGCAACGCCCGGGAGGCCCTGCCCAGCCAGGGCGAGATCCTCGTGCGCACCGCCCTGGCCCCCGGCGACCCGCCCCACCTGGTGCTGGAAGTGGGCGACACCGGCCCCGGCATCCCCCCCCACGTGCGGGAGCGGATGTTCGACGCCACCTTCACCACCCGCCCCCCCGCCCGGGGCCTCGGCCTGACGGTGGCACGCCACCTGGTGGAAGCCGCCGGAGGCAGCATCCAGGTGGAAACCGGGCCCCTGCGGGGAACCACGGTGAAGGTGAACCTGCCGGTGGGAGGACCACCCGGCTAG
- a CDS encoding serine/threonine-protein kinase produces the protein MPPPALNLQPMWLDAQCPRLGRYVLGPLLGKGGMGEVMEGWDLVLHRVVALKVLRNMEPTAVIRFMHEAQVHARVAHPNICRVYDVEVSDGTVMISMQLVRGLNLEQARGELATEEAVTLLAQVAEGVHAAHRLKLIHRDLKPSNILLERGDDGRWVPYICDFGLALALDEPAFTAGNGIIGTPAYMAPEQFRGDRSRIGPATDVYCLGGTLHYLLYGRPPGGSVATSGGPVPKKRAIELPQNREVPRDLRSILVKCLQPDAGLRYGTAAGLAEDLWAFRNGEKVDASLPGPLGRLWRRWRSRAAAVLPYALGAGGLLCGSAATALGLGLAQSRAATLAHRFQVETRQMELDLRLERAQPPHDLRPALARVRSRMDALRAEMKALGPAASGPGHLALAQACLVLRDFGRARAEAEQAWEAGDRGPASARVLACALGTEAALGEGGGPPPEPGRLEALFHRGRGLASEGETYGQALMARVRRDDLKAAAEGLAEAKANPWRVEASALACASLGTLGQAAMEGGDFPGAQARFDEALDVARRALALAPSDGLAHHATLVSARNLAALQLDQGRLGLGTLAPWEAQCRQALERDPGDPRLQDDWLGLRILKVLRLRDLGQDGRRDLDEAMIFQGTRLKEPLTRALATDRMAVLWLQAQAAFQRGEEPGPALGEALRSPDPAPLLFLDLRREALILKARAEAARNLDPRPSLDEALARVPLTDHPAWTASQSACEAWLVRAAWEAAHGQDAAASLRRARTHLNAALQLNPGSVRGRALEARLRGRP, from the coding sequence ATGCCCCCCCCTGCCCTGAACCTGCAGCCCATGTGGCTGGATGCCCAGTGCCCGCGCCTGGGCCGGTACGTCCTGGGCCCCCTGCTGGGCAAGGGCGGCATGGGCGAGGTCATGGAGGGGTGGGACCTGGTGCTCCACCGGGTGGTGGCCCTCAAGGTCCTGCGCAACATGGAGCCCACCGCGGTCATCCGGTTCATGCACGAGGCCCAGGTGCACGCCCGGGTGGCCCATCCCAACATCTGCCGGGTGTACGACGTGGAGGTCTCCGACGGCACGGTCATGATCTCCATGCAGCTGGTGCGGGGGCTGAACCTGGAGCAGGCGCGGGGGGAACTGGCCACGGAGGAGGCGGTGACCCTCCTGGCCCAGGTGGCCGAGGGCGTCCACGCCGCCCACCGCCTCAAGCTGATCCACCGGGACCTCAAGCCCTCCAACATCCTCCTGGAGCGGGGCGACGACGGCCGGTGGGTGCCCTACATCTGCGATTTCGGCCTGGCCCTGGCCCTGGACGAGCCGGCCTTCACCGCCGGCAACGGCATCATCGGGACCCCCGCCTACATGGCCCCGGAGCAGTTCCGGGGGGACCGCTCCCGCATCGGCCCGGCCACGGACGTGTACTGCCTGGGCGGAACCCTGCACTACCTCCTGTACGGCCGGCCCCCGGGGGGTTCCGTGGCCACCTCCGGCGGGCCGGTGCCCAAAAAGCGCGCCATCGAGCTGCCCCAGAACCGGGAGGTGCCCCGGGATCTGCGGAGCATCCTCGTCAAGTGCCTCCAGCCCGACGCCGGACTCCGGTACGGCACGGCCGCCGGACTGGCCGAGGACCTGTGGGCCTTCCGGAACGGAGAGAAGGTGGACGCGTCCCTCCCGGGGCCCCTGGGCCGGCTTTGGCGGCGGTGGCGATCCCGCGCGGCCGCCGTCCTGCCCTATGCCCTCGGCGCCGGCGGCCTTCTCTGCGGCAGCGCGGCCACGGCCCTCGGCCTGGGCCTGGCCCAGTCCCGGGCGGCCACCCTGGCCCACCGCTTCCAGGTGGAAACCCGCCAGATGGAGCTGGATCTGCGCCTGGAGCGGGCCCAGCCCCCCCATGACCTCCGGCCCGCCCTGGCCCGGGTGCGCTCCCGCATGGACGCCCTCCGGGCCGAAATGAAGGCCCTGGGACCGGCCGCTTCCGGCCCCGGCCACCTGGCCCTGGCCCAGGCCTGCCTGGTGCTGCGGGACTTCGGCCGGGCCCGCGCCGAGGCCGAGCAGGCCTGGGAGGCCGGCGACCGGGGCCCCGCCAGCGCCCGGGTCCTGGCCTGCGCACTGGGCACCGAGGCGGCCCTGGGTGAAGGCGGGGGCCCGCCCCCGGAGCCCGGGCGCCTGGAGGCCCTCTTTCACCGGGGCCGGGGCCTCGCCAGCGAGGGCGAAACCTACGGCCAGGCCCTCATGGCCCGGGTGCGCCGGGACGATCTCAAGGCGGCCGCGGAAGGCCTGGCCGAGGCCAAGGCGAACCCCTGGCGGGTGGAGGCTTCCGCCCTGGCCTGCGCCAGCCTCGGAACCCTGGGCCAGGCGGCCATGGAAGGCGGGGACTTCCCCGGGGCCCAGGCCCGGTTCGACGAGGCCCTGGACGTGGCCCGGCGGGCCCTGGCCCTGGCTCCCAGCGATGGGCTGGCCCACCACGCCACCCTGGTTTCGGCGCGCAACCTGGCCGCCCTGCAGCTGGACCAGGGCCGCCTCGGCCTGGGGACCCTGGCCCCGTGGGAGGCCCAGTGCCGGCAGGCCCTGGAACGGGACCCCGGCGACCCCCGGCTGCAGGACGACTGGCTGGGCCTGCGCATCCTCAAGGTCCTGCGGCTCCGGGACCTGGGCCAGGACGGGCGCCGGGACCTGGACGAGGCCATGATCTTCCAGGGCACGCGGCTGAAGGAGCCCCTCACCCGGGCCCTGGCCACCGACCGCATGGCGGTGCTCTGGCTGCAGGCCCAGGCCGCCTTCCAGCGGGGCGAGGAACCGGGGCCGGCCCTGGGGGAGGCCCTGAGGTCCCCCGATCCCGCGCCCCTCCTGTTCCTGGACCTGCGGCGGGAGGCCCTGATCCTCAAGGCCCGCGCCGAGGCCGCAAGGAACCTGGATCCCCGGCCCTCCCTGGACGAGGCCCTGGCCCGGGTGCCCCTCACGGACCACCCCGCCTGGACGGCCTCCCAGAGCGCCTGCGAAGCCTGGCTGGTGCGGGCCGCATGGGAGGCCGCCCACGGGCAGGATGCCGCCGCCAGCCTGCGCAGGGCGCGGACCCATCTCAACGCGGCCCTGCAGCTCAACCCCGGATCCGTGCGGGGCCGGGCCCTGGAGGCGCGGCTCCGGGGCCGGCCATGA